Proteins found in one Amycolatopsis aidingensis genomic segment:
- a CDS encoding MBL fold metallo-hydrolase: MGGWPNGADLERMRRSARFREGKFHNLAPRQVMPPGTYRRVLRELLFGTQTRRPVAAVPVARPEPAPRGGVGELYLTWYGHASTLAEIDGGRVLFDPVWSERCSPASFLGPRRLHAPPCPLADLPPLDAIVISHDHYDHLDLASVRLLTATQDAPFVVPLGIGAHLRRWRVPGSRIIELDWAEGIDIGGLRLTATAAQHFSGRRLTNDDTLWASWVVTGPRRRLFYTGDSGYFDGYAAIGAEHGPFDATLIQVGAYDVHWPDIHMTPEEGVRAHLDLRGGLLVPVHWATFNLALHDWTEPADRVWTEAKAQAVPLALPRPGERIDVDEPPQVDGWWQALA; encoded by the coding sequence ATGGGTGGCTGGCCGAATGGTGCCGACCTCGAGCGGATGCGGCGGTCCGCCCGGTTCCGCGAGGGGAAGTTCCACAACCTCGCGCCCCGGCAGGTGATGCCGCCCGGCACCTACCGCAGGGTGCTGCGCGAGCTGCTGTTCGGCACGCAGACCCGGCGCCCGGTGGCCGCGGTGCCGGTCGCCCGCCCCGAGCCCGCGCCGCGCGGCGGCGTCGGCGAGCTCTACCTCACCTGGTACGGGCACGCCTCCACGCTGGCCGAGATCGACGGCGGCCGGGTGCTGTTCGATCCGGTGTGGAGCGAGCGCTGCTCACCGGCGAGCTTCCTCGGACCCCGGCGGCTGCACGCGCCGCCCTGCCCGCTGGCCGACCTGCCGCCGCTGGACGCCATCGTCATCTCGCACGACCACTACGACCATCTCGACCTGGCCAGCGTGCGCCTGCTCACCGCCACCCAGGACGCGCCCTTCGTGGTCCCGCTCGGCATCGGCGCCCACCTGCGACGCTGGCGGGTGCCCGGATCCCGGATCATCGAGCTGGACTGGGCCGAGGGGATCGATATCGGCGGGCTGCGGCTCACCGCCACCGCGGCCCAGCACTTCTCCGGCAGGCGGCTGACCAATGACGACACCCTGTGGGCCTCCTGGGTGGTCACCGGCCCCCGGCGCAGGCTGTTCTACACCGGCGACTCCGGCTACTTCGACGGTTACGCCGCCATCGGGGCCGAGCACGGGCCGTTCGATGCCACGCTGATCCAGGTCGGGGCCTACGACGTGCACTGGCCGGACATCCACATGACCCCGGAAGAAGGGGTGCGGGCACACCTCGACCTGCGCGGTGGGCTGCTCGTCCCGGTGCACTGGGCCACCTTCAACCTCGCCCTGCACGACTGGACCGAACCGGCCGACCGGGTGTGGACGGAGGCCAAGGCGCAGGCGGTGCCGCTCGCGCTGCCCCGGCCGGGCGAACGGATCGACGTCGACGAGCCGCCGCAGGTGGACGGGTGGTGGCAGGCCCTGGCCTGA
- a CDS encoding type II toxin-antitoxin system VapC family toxin — MILDTDVASRSFKRELPPTMVQHLVGRRPFISFATLGELIRWADQRDWAERRRARLQHWLSAIPVLPGSEQVARMWGQLSAFAARRGRPRPQNDTWVAACCLTYEIPLATFNIKDFADFAEHEGLHILGYSPT; from the coding sequence GTGATCCTGGACACCGATGTCGCCTCGCGCAGCTTCAAGCGCGAGCTACCCCCCACCATGGTTCAGCACCTGGTGGGCCGCCGCCCCTTCATCTCGTTCGCCACGCTCGGCGAACTCATCCGCTGGGCTGACCAGCGTGACTGGGCCGAGCGCAGGCGCGCACGGCTACAGCACTGGCTCTCTGCCATCCCGGTGCTACCGGGGAGCGAGCAGGTCGCACGCATGTGGGGGCAACTGTCCGCATTCGCAGCCCGGCGCGGCCGTCCGAGGCCGCAGAACGACACCTGGGTAGCCGCCTGCTGCCTCACCTACGAAATCCCCCTTGCCACGTTCAACATCAAAGACTTCGCTGACTTCGCGGAGCACGAAGGTTTACACATACTGGGTTACTCGCCAACCTAA
- a CDS encoding aminoglycoside phosphotransferase family protein, with amino-acid sequence MGENALYRLKDAQVMARVGRSAEASRKEVDVACWLASHQFPAVRLADTQQVIAIQGMAVTFWEFIDSSDQPATSADLGRILRALHDLPDRPKAELPRFVPMPKIDRRLETIGSSLPTKDHEFLKARKAELEDEFSSLEFELETGAIHGDAHRHNLIRDSQSGKVRLIDLEDFCFGPREWDACVEAIGYDDFGWITDVDYRSYVEAYGFDPLQWSGYPVIKSIRELNMTTWLAQMLGQSREVDDEVHRRINDLRDDDAPRKWRTF; translated from the coding sequence ATGGGCGAGAACGCCCTGTATCGGCTCAAGGATGCGCAAGTCATGGCACGGGTCGGCCGGTCAGCCGAGGCTAGCCGCAAGGAGGTGGATGTTGCGTGCTGGCTGGCCTCGCACCAGTTTCCTGCCGTTAGACTCGCAGACACACAACAGGTCATCGCGATCCAGGGAATGGCTGTGACCTTTTGGGAGTTCATCGACTCAAGCGACCAGCCAGCAACCTCGGCAGATCTCGGTCGGATTCTTCGCGCACTGCACGATCTACCGGACCGCCCAAAAGCAGAATTACCCCGATTCGTTCCAATGCCAAAGATTGACCGGCGCCTGGAGACGATTGGATCTTCCCTACCGACGAAAGACCATGAGTTTCTCAAGGCTCGCAAAGCAGAGCTAGAAGACGAGTTCTCCTCACTTGAGTTCGAACTAGAAACCGGCGCAATACATGGCGACGCACACAGGCACAACCTGATTCGTGACAGTCAGTCCGGGAAAGTGAGGTTGATCGACCTGGAAGATTTCTGCTTCGGGCCGCGAGAGTGGGATGCGTGCGTCGAGGCGATCGGGTATGACGACTTCGGCTGGATCACGGACGTTGACTACCGGAGCTACGTGGAGGCGTACGGTTTCGATCCGCTCCAGTGGTCCGGATATCCCGTCATTAAGTCGATCCGGGAACTTAACATGACGACCTGGCTCGCGCAGATGCTTGGACAGTCGCGCGAGGTAGACGATGAGGTACATCGTCGCATCAATGACCTACGGGATGACGATGCTCCGCGCAAGTGGCGAACCTTCTGA